In Deferribacterota bacterium, the following proteins share a genomic window:
- a CDS encoding restriction endonuclease subunit R, whose protein sequence is MALYNVLTSKALKWRKNNYQSDYPIISEIMDFNLDPSTGNLRFLRKAQFEALENYWYLRLVEGTSHIFDLYKKFYNDEDLLNALNIKLSDEEWKKIALSGKGINSIFERIKNDNDFVKKYKLEALRETLSLSYPSYILALAMGAGKTILIGAIIATEFA, encoded by the coding sequence ATGGCTTTATATAATGTGTTAACATCAAAAGCACTTAAATGGAGAAAAAATAATTATCAATCTGATTATCCTATTATTTCTGAAATAATGGATTTTAATCTTGACCCATCAACTGGGAATCTACGCTTTTTAAGAAAGGCACAATTTGAAGCTCTTGAAAATTATTGGTATTTAAGACTTGTCGAGGGAACTTCTCATATTTTTGATTTGTATAAAAAATTTTATAATGATGAAGATCTTTTGAATGCTCTTAATATTAAACTAAGTGATGAAGAGTGGAAAAAAATAGCCCTATCTGGAAAAGGAATAAACTCAATATTTGAAAGAATAAAAAATGATAATGATTTCGTCAAAAAATATAAATTAGAGGCATTAAGAGAAACGCTTTCATTAAGTTATCCAAGTTATATATTAGCCTTAGCAATGGGAGCAGGCAAAACAATCTTAATTGGAGCAATCATTGCAACTGAATTTGCA